From Nicotiana tabacum cultivar K326 chromosome 22, ASM71507v2, whole genome shotgun sequence, one genomic window encodes:
- the LOC107806834 gene encoding protein LIKE EARLY STARVATION, chloroplastic — translation MATHFPTTYSRAVARASIPPPNEPKLEYPFFLSTRKLQSHWKLNQRRKKSSRIKVSDDGKDSYLDMWKKAVDRERKSIEFQKIAENTAADEEEEVKEENPEVLEKKSNEFNKILEVSPEERDRIQRMQVIDRAAAAIAAARALLQENPVPQKDSISVELKANGDGAEENQQQGSQNVISIVPKSGTIMGTPGPSFWSWTPPSDSSSDDIQMKSDGSLSPDPLNPVREKERSPDFLSIPFQSASVDSKHNPPLPPLQSHLEVENLDASSSTPEIPHQEEERELGILFSANAAEAAYALSQENEASSLGINPDGSRWWKETGTEQRPDGVVCKWTLTRGVSADKTVEWEDKYWEAADEFGHKELGSEKSGRDAAGNVWHEFWKESMWQSGGLVHMEKTADKWGMNKKGEEWQEKWWEHYGAGGQAEKWAHKWCSIDPNTPLEAGHAHVWHERWGEKYDGKGGSTKYTDKWAERFEGDGWAKWGDKWDEHFDLDAHGVKQGETWWAGKNGERWNRTWGEGHNGSGWVHKYGKSSSGEHWDTHINEETWYERFPHYGFYHCFENSVQLREVKRPSEWP, via the exons ATGGCGACCCATTTCCCCACAACATACTCACGCGCCGTTGCACGCGCCTCCATTCCACCTCCCAATGAACCCAAACTAGAATACCCATTTTTCCTTTCTACCAGAAAATTACAAAGCCATTGGAAAttaaatcaaagaagaaagaagagttCAAGAATCAAGGTGTCAGATGATGGCAAAGACTCATATTTGGATATGTGGAAGAAAGCAGTGGATCGTGAGAGGAAGTCAATTGAGTTTCAAAAAATAGCTGAGAACACCGCTgctgatgaagaagaagaagtgaaagaagaaaacccAGAGGTGTTGGAGAAGAAGAGCAATGAATTCAACAAGATTCTTGAAGTTTCACCTGAGGAAAGAGATAGAATTCAAAGAATGCAGGTAATTGATCGTGCTGCTGCTGCCATTGCTGCTGCCAGGGCATTGCTTCAGGAGAATCCTGTGCCGCAGAAGGATAGCATTTCGGTTGAATTGAAAGCTAATGGCGATGGAGCTGAGGAAAATCAACAACAAG GATCGCAGAATGTCATCTCCATTGTGCCTAAATCAGGAACCATTATGGGAACACCAGGTCCAAGCTTCTGGTCCTGGACACCTCCTTCAGATAGTTCTTCTGATGACATTCAAATGAAATCAGATGGGTCTCTGTCTCCAGACCCACTAAACCCTGTGAGAGAGAAAGAACGATCTCCAGATTTTCTATCTATCCCATTTCAGAGCGCTTCGGTTGATAGCAAACATAATCCTCCCCTTCCACCTCTTCAATCACATTTAGAGGTTGAAAATTTGGATGCTTCCAGCTCAACACCTGAGATACCTCACCAGGAGGAGGAACGTGAACTTGGCATTCTGTTCTCCGCAAATGCAGCAGAAGCAGCTTATGCTCTTAGCCAGGAAAACGAGGCATCATCCCTGGGAATCAATCCTGATGGATCAAGATGGTGGAAGGAGACCGGGACTGAACAAAGACCTGACGGGGTGGTCTGCAAGTGGACACTAACCAGGGGCGTTAGTGCTGACAAAACTGTTGAATGGGAAGACAAGTATTGGGAAGCTGCTGATGAATTTGGTCATAAGGAACTAGGTTCGGAGAAGTCAGGACGAGATGCTGCTGGAAATGTGTGGCATGAGTTCTGGAAAGAATCAATGTGGCAG AGTGGTGGGCTTGTCCACATGGAGAAAACTGCAGATAAGTGGGGAATGAATAAGAAAGGTGAGGAGTGGCAGGAGAAATGGTGGGAGCACTATGGTGCTGGTGGCCAAGCAGAGAAATGGGCTCATAAGTGGTGCAGCATTGATCCAAACACACCCCTTGAGGCCGGTCATGCTCATGTTTGGCATGAAAG GTGGGGCGAGAAGTATGATGGAAAAGGCGGCAGCACAAAATATACTGATAAATGGGCTGAGCGCTTTGAAGGAGATGGTTGGGCGAAATGGGGTGATAAATGGGACGAGCACTTTGATCTAGACGCACATGGAGTCAAACAAGGGGAGACATGGTGGGCAGGCAAAAATGGAGAGCGTTGGAATCGCACTTGGGGAGAGGGGCACAATGGTTCAGGATGGGTGCACAAGTATGGAAAGAGCAGCAGTGGGGAGCATTGGGACACCCATATAAATGAAGAAACCTGGTATGAGAGATTCCCTCATTATGGTTTCTACCATTGCTTTGAGAACTCAGTCCAACTCCGTGAAGTCAAGAGACCTTCTGAATGGCCATAA